One genomic region from Rhizobium rosettiformans encodes:
- a CDS encoding ABC transporter ATP-binding protein, which translates to MSENTDVLIAENLIRHFRVGRGQTVHAVNDVSLSVAPGETVALVGESGCGKSTLGRMIMGLDRPDSGTVQLLGQDLAHMGRRDLHAARRSVQMIFQDPSASLDPRWTAEAIVREPLDNFKVGTPSERREHVLQLLSKVGLRPDQAKRYPHELSGGQRQRLGIARALALRPHLVVADEPVSALDVSIRAQVINLLCDLRDEMKLALLFISHDIGVVSHISNRIAVMYLGRIVETGETAAVLNEPQHPYTVGLLESVPRPRPADRRQRAPLEGDPPSPIHLPSGCAFRTRCPMAVEVCATSVPMLRETANGRFSACHRADDMKS; encoded by the coding sequence ATGAGTGAGAACACTGACGTCTTGATTGCCGAGAACCTCATACGTCATTTTCGAGTTGGCAGGGGGCAGACCGTACACGCGGTCAATGACGTATCCCTGTCGGTTGCACCGGGCGAGACAGTCGCGCTTGTGGGTGAAAGTGGCTGCGGGAAGTCGACACTTGGCCGCATGATCATGGGCCTTGATAGGCCTGATAGCGGCACGGTTCAGCTGCTAGGGCAGGATCTGGCTCATATGGGACGACGGGATCTTCATGCTGCGCGTCGCTCCGTGCAGATGATCTTTCAGGATCCATCCGCCTCACTGGACCCACGCTGGACCGCAGAAGCCATCGTGCGTGAACCTCTCGACAATTTTAAGGTCGGCACGCCATCGGAAAGGCGGGAGCATGTATTGCAGCTCCTTTCAAAGGTGGGTCTGCGCCCAGATCAGGCGAAGCGCTACCCTCATGAGCTGTCTGGCGGACAGAGACAGCGGCTGGGCATTGCCCGTGCACTCGCCCTGCGTCCCCACTTGGTTGTGGCCGACGAGCCTGTCTCAGCGCTTGACGTCTCGATCCGGGCGCAGGTCATCAATCTCCTTTGCGATCTTCGTGACGAAATGAAGCTTGCATTGCTGTTCATATCGCATGACATCGGAGTTGTTTCCCATATCAGCAACCGGATTGCTGTCATGTATCTCGGCCGCATCGTCGAGACCGGCGAGACCGCCGCAGTTCTGAACGAGCCGCAGCATCCCTACACTGTGGGGCTGCTCGAATCTGTGCCGCGGCCCCGTCCTGCAGATCGCAGGCAGCGCGCTCCGCTGGAAGGCGACCCTCCAAGTCCAATCCATCTGCCGTCGGGATGTGCCTTTCGCACGCGTTGTCCGATGGCTGTCGAAGTCTGTGCCACGAGTGTGCCGATGCTGCGAGAGACGGCGAATGGCCGCTTCAGTGCCTGTCATCGCGCCGATGACATGAAAAGCTAG
- a CDS encoding ABC transporter ATP-binding protein, translated as MTEAPFLSIRDLAVGFGPGGAIRAVRDVSFDLDAGKTLCLVGESGSGKSVTATSIMGLHKPGSAAVSAATMRLDGINLLDCDEKELSRLRGSLMAMIFQDPMSSLNPALTIGFQLREALLLHEKMSTRAANARVMEVLQRVRIPDATSRVSAYPHQLSGGMRQRIMIAMALICRPRLLIADEPTTALDVTVQAQILWLLSELQREFGTAIIFITHDLGVVAEIADDVAVMYAGSLVERGPVRTIFENPSHGYTAGLLRATAEFVPGELSRGRLEEIPGNVPSFSMLPKGCSFVDRCRFAAESCHLRTPDWREVANGHVTRCDQPLANAAANLPLEVPA; from the coding sequence ATGACCGAGGCTCCATTCCTCAGCATACGAGACCTGGCTGTCGGCTTTGGGCCGGGTGGAGCGATCCGTGCGGTACGTGACGTATCCTTCGATCTCGATGCCGGCAAAACGCTTTGCCTCGTCGGAGAGTCCGGTTCGGGAAAAAGCGTCACGGCGACCTCGATCATGGGATTGCACAAACCCGGCAGCGCCGCGGTTAGTGCGGCGACCATGCGCCTTGATGGGATCAACTTGCTGGACTGCGACGAAAAGGAGCTTTCTCGCCTGCGTGGCTCGCTGATGGCGATGATCTTTCAGGACCCTATGTCTTCGCTCAATCCGGCGCTCACCATCGGCTTTCAGCTGCGCGAAGCGCTGCTTCTGCATGAGAAAATGAGCACCCGCGCCGCTAATGCACGCGTCATGGAGGTTTTGCAACGGGTCCGCATTCCCGATGCCACCAGCCGCGTGAGCGCCTATCCGCACCAGCTCTCCGGCGGGATGCGGCAGCGCATCATGATTGCTATGGCGCTGATCTGCAGGCCGCGTCTGCTCATTGCCGATGAACCGACAACCGCGCTTGATGTGACGGTGCAGGCACAGATTCTCTGGCTGCTCTCCGAACTCCAACGCGAGTTCGGCACCGCGATCATCTTCATTACCCATGATCTGGGTGTCGTCGCGGAAATCGCCGATGATGTCGCCGTGATGTATGCCGGATCCCTCGTCGAGCGGGGACCTGTCCGTACGATCTTTGAAAATCCCTCGCATGGATATACCGCCGGGCTGCTACGGGCCACTGCCGAATTCGTTCCCGGTGAACTGAGCCGTGGACGTTTGGAAGAGATCCCCGGAAACGTGCCCAGTTTCTCGATGCTGCCCAAGGGATGTAGTTTCGTCGATCGGTGTCGATTTGCCGCTGAGAGCTGCCATCTGCGTACGCCGGACTGGCGTGAAGTGGCCAACGGGCACGTTACCCGTTGCGACCAGCCCCTGGCCAATGCTGCTGCAAACCTCCCATTGGAAGTGCCCGCATGA
- a CDS encoding ABC transporter permease, producing MTTLQSQAMSRPRLPYPGIAVSLSLIAMTVVILMAVFGPILLGPGNDLNPMMRLKPPSASAWFGTDNLGRDVFVRTVSGARNSVTVGLFTAVVVLVIGGTLGVVAGYFNWVDRIVMRLADGLMAIPGILLAIALVSVLGGGLMTVIIAIAVPEIPRTARLMRSVVLSIRELPFITAAISVGSSTPKILLRHIVPNAIGMLTVQATYVCAAAILSEAALSFLGVGTPPDVPSWGNVIASGKEYFRLAPWIIAFPGLLLSIMVLSINILGDKLRDRFDPRLAARRAS from the coding sequence ATGACAACGCTCCAATCCCAGGCCATGTCCAGACCAAGACTGCCCTATCCAGGCATTGCTGTGTCCCTTAGCCTGATCGCAATGACTGTGGTCATCCTGATGGCTGTCTTCGGTCCGATTCTGCTTGGTCCAGGTAATGATCTCAATCCGATGATGCGCCTGAAGCCACCCAGTGCGAGCGCTTGGTTCGGTACAGACAATCTAGGTCGCGACGTTTTCGTCAGAACCGTCTCGGGCGCCCGAAATTCTGTAACTGTAGGTCTGTTCACCGCGGTCGTCGTGCTGGTGATCGGTGGGACCCTTGGCGTTGTCGCCGGTTATTTCAACTGGGTGGATCGGATCGTCATGCGGCTTGCCGATGGTTTGATGGCGATTCCGGGGATCCTTTTGGCCATAGCCCTCGTCTCAGTCCTCGGCGGCGGCCTCATGACCGTGATCATCGCAATCGCTGTACCGGAAATTCCGCGTACCGCGCGCCTGATGCGCAGTGTCGTACTTTCGATCCGAGAGCTGCCGTTCATCACGGCTGCCATCTCAGTGGGATCATCAACGCCAAAGATACTGTTGCGCCACATTGTGCCCAACGCGATCGGCATGCTGACGGTCCAGGCAACTTATGTTTGTGCGGCAGCGATCCTGTCCGAGGCAGCCTTGAGTTTCCTTGGGGTCGGCACGCCACCCGACGTTCCCAGTTGGGGCAATGTGATTGCCAGCGGCAAGGAATATTTTCGCCTAGCACCCTGGATCATCGCATTCCCTGGTCTGCTTTTGTCGATCATGGTTCTGTCCATCAACATTCTCGGCGACAAGCTGCGTGACCGCTTCGATCCTCGACTTGCGGCAAGGAGGGCATCATGA
- a CDS encoding ABC transporter permease gives MSNFVVRRLLSVIPIALIVLVTVFLLLHIGPGDAAALIAGENATPDQIESIRERLFLDRPLYEQLFIYLSSVVRFDLGQSVYSGFPVVDLILQRVEPTAMLALSTLILSVLIAVPMGVWGAWRAGSTVDTLLIVASVVGFSVPVFVIGYVLVDVFALRLGWLPVQGYKPLSTGLLNCLRSITLPSITLAFLFSALVARITRATMLEVLAEDYIRTARAKGAGNSRILLVHALKNIGVPVVTVIGTSFAALLGGVVITESVFNIPGMGRLTVDAIQTRDYPVVQGVLIVFSFVLIAVNLLVDLSYALFDPRVRQ, from the coding sequence ATGTCCAATTTCGTCGTCCGGCGGCTCCTGTCCGTCATACCAATCGCCCTGATTGTATTAGTGACGGTCTTTCTCCTGCTGCATATCGGTCCGGGCGATGCGGCGGCTCTGATTGCCGGAGAGAACGCCACGCCCGATCAGATTGAGAGCATTCGAGAACGCCTTTTCCTTGATCGGCCTCTCTACGAGCAACTCTTCATCTACCTGTCGAGCGTCGTGCGTTTTGATCTGGGCCAATCGGTTTATTCCGGCTTCCCGGTGGTGGACCTCATTCTCCAACGTGTGGAACCGACTGCGATGCTTGCGCTGTCGACCCTTATCTTGTCGGTTCTGATCGCCGTGCCAATGGGGGTATGGGGTGCGTGGCGGGCAGGCTCCACCGTTGATACCTTGTTGATTGTTGCCTCAGTGGTCGGTTTTTCCGTACCCGTGTTCGTCATAGGCTATGTGCTGGTGGACGTGTTCGCGTTGCGCCTCGGTTGGTTGCCTGTTCAGGGATACAAGCCGCTTTCAACCGGTCTGCTGAACTGTCTGCGCAGTATCACCTTGCCTTCAATCACACTTGCTTTTCTGTTCTCAGCCCTTGTTGCGCGGATCACCCGCGCCACCATGCTTGAGGTTTTGGCCGAGGACTACATCCGCACCGCCCGCGCCAAAGGTGCCGGCAATTCTCGCATCCTGCTAGTCCATGCTCTCAAGAACATAGGGGTTCCGGTAGTGACTGTTATTGGCACCAGCTTTGCCGCGCTTCTTGGAGGAGTGGTGATAACCGAGTCCGTGTTCAACATTCCCGGAATGGGCAGACTGACCGTTGATGCCATCCAGACACGTGACTATCCGGTCGTTCAGGGCGTTCTCATCGTCTTCTCCTTCGTCCTGATTGCAGTGAACCTGCTGGTCGATCTCTCCTATGCTCTCTTTGATCCGAGGGTACGCCAATGA
- a CDS encoding ABC transporter substrate-binding protein, producing MISKLIRTLAAATVLSIGVVAVAQAESVLRIRDVGDIQQMDPLLSTNYPMRDMSYLLWDTLFAVDANFEVKPQMVDTFATSDDGKVYDFSLRSGLQFHDGAPVTSADVIASINRWMGKDSLGQEIASRLEKIEATGATSFRISLKEPFSQLLNGLGRMTAYPLFIMPERIAKTPIGEKLPELVGSGPFKLAEWQPGVKFVVEKFEGYVPRSEPPSNLAGGKIAKVDRIERITIPDDTSALNALLAGEIDFVTEVAYDQLPLLEDDENFVASKKPLLGKSLQIVLNHTQPPFDNIKVRQAVQLALNQQDFMATLLGERTDLYELCAAIFMCGAPYETDVNSDRYMNSDPEKAKALLQEAGYDGTPITFLHPTDQLFQRDMGTVLVQALRNAGFTVDDRQMDLATMFSRRNNKGTPAEGGWNMFLTAFGGDAMMDPLTNPYVTGACEKAFVGWPCDEELQARWKAFLLAADEPARKEAAVQIQERANEIVTFIPMGQYYGVSGWSKSVSGMIESPLQLYWNVEKQQ from the coding sequence TATCCAACAGATGGACCCGCTGCTGAGCACCAACTACCCAATGCGCGACATGTCTTATCTGTTGTGGGATACACTATTCGCAGTCGATGCCAACTTTGAGGTCAAGCCTCAGATGGTCGATACATTCGCGACCAGTGATGACGGCAAGGTCTACGATTTTTCGTTGCGCAGCGGCCTCCAGTTTCATGACGGTGCGCCGGTCACGTCTGCTGACGTTATCGCATCCATCAATCGCTGGATGGGTAAGGACAGCCTTGGCCAGGAGATTGCCTCGCGCCTTGAAAAGATCGAAGCCACCGGCGCGACCTCGTTTCGGATCAGCCTGAAGGAGCCTTTCTCGCAGCTGCTGAACGGCCTTGGCCGCATGACGGCCTATCCGCTGTTCATCATGCCCGAGCGTATTGCAAAGACGCCAATCGGTGAAAAGCTTCCGGAACTGGTTGGGTCCGGTCCCTTCAAACTGGCCGAGTGGCAGCCGGGCGTTAAGTTCGTCGTCGAAAAGTTTGAGGGCTATGTCCCGCGTAGCGAGCCGCCCAGCAATTTGGCCGGGGGAAAGATCGCGAAGGTCGATCGCATCGAACGCATCACCATCCCCGACGATACTAGCGCGCTAAATGCGCTGCTTGCTGGCGAAATCGATTTTGTGACTGAAGTGGCTTACGACCAGCTTCCGCTTTTGGAAGATGACGAGAATTTCGTCGCCTCGAAGAAGCCGCTCCTCGGCAAAAGTCTTCAGATCGTCCTCAATCACACTCAACCGCCTTTCGATAATATCAAGGTACGCCAGGCGGTTCAGTTGGCTCTCAACCAGCAGGATTTCATGGCGACCTTATTGGGCGAGCGCACAGATCTCTATGAGCTTTGCGCCGCGATCTTCATGTGTGGTGCTCCCTATGAGACGGATGTTAACAGCGACCGCTATATGAATTCCGATCCTGAGAAGGCCAAGGCCCTGCTACAGGAGGCCGGGTACGACGGGACGCCGATCACTTTCCTCCATCCTACCGATCAGTTGTTCCAGCGCGACATGGGTACTGTACTCGTGCAGGCCCTTCGCAATGCAGGGTTCACTGTCGATGACCGTCAGATGGATCTTGCGACGATGTTCTCGCGTCGTAACAACAAGGGGACGCCGGCTGAGGGAGGCTGGAACATGTTCCTCACGGCCTTTGGCGGTGATGCCATGATGGATCCGCTGACCAATCCGTATGTAACAGGTGCGTGCGAAAAAGCGTTTGTCGGTTGGCCTTGCGATGAAGAGTTGCAGGCGCGGTGGAAAGCCTTCCTGCTTGCTGCTGATGAGCCGGCACGCAAAGAAGCCGCAGTGCAAATCCAAGAGCGTGCAAACGAGATCGTCACCTTCATCCCCATGGGTCAGTATTACGGCGTGTCCGGATGGAGCAAGTCTGTCTCCGGCATGATCGAGAGCCCCCTGCAGCTGTACTGGAATGTCGAGAAACAGCAGTGA